The sequence ttgagatttttccaaaccttttgaacgaacgagaaaggcaccatcaccgctaggtggattaatctgggtttttatacaTATGGAACgcgataaaataacaaaaccctctcccccataagtgctaaCGTTACGCAacaagtgtacggccccttatatCACAGGATAGTTTGGTCATAAAATGTCACTACCGTACaaaaataaggccgttacaaatatttaattaactttttgtcctactggtctccgaacgGTCAAAggagggataataaaaaataaatattaaaatgaaaaaaatcaaaaaactcctcggatttgttaaagaatgttttgaaaatcctcaaaattatccgaatttcattttattgcccccttaaaatattatttttggccaaaaaaatccgacggggggagacaaaatggattttaaatatttgtattggcCCAAATAACAAAACTATAAATATTCATCAGCAAATTGGCGAAAAGACAGGAAAATTATAAGCAAACTACACATATGACTGACACATGTTAAACATTGTATTGTAATCAGGTATTCACGTTATATATGGACATCATTTGATATATAATTATACATGTCAAATTAATATTGTTGTTTATAATGCTCAGCTGCAAAGCATGGTGGTAGCTCTAATCACTTTAACCAACGAATTCAACAGGTATCTAATAGAGAACCACTCTACTTCCAATGATTGTGTCCTATCTCAACTATGATCAGTATCGTGCACGAACAGTAACGTTTCGCAAATTTTCCTTCAATGGAAATGTTTACCACCTGATTCATTGCAGTATTAAACTTGGTGCTAGATAGTTTGTTTTACATTTGCTCCTGGGAATGATTTCTATTCAAGAAGTAAGCTCTGCTAAAGGGAAATTGACCACTGTCGAAGACGCTAATTTACATCTGAGAAACAATCCCAATGGATGTACGGTTCATGAAGCCTTAGCTCCTATTGTCTTCATTGGCCAACTGTTTTCATTGATGCCAATCAATGGATATTTCCGGAAACCagtttcaaagttgaaattcacGTTAAAAAGCTTGCGTTTTGTATACAGTTGCCTCACAACACTAATCATGAGTGCAATAATTTCCATGTTCTTGGCATATCGCATTCACCGAGGAACCATCGGACTTGGAGCAACTGGTGCGTATTGTACAATATCCATGCATTCATATTTAGATGTAACGCGTATTCTCTATTCACTTGTTTTCAGCTACCTTTATATACTACGCCGTGACCATCATGGCAATGATAGAATTCATTATCCTGGCGCATAATTGGCCCTCCATCATGCAACGCTGGACTGGTGACGAGCAGTTGTTTTTGTTCTATCCCTACGAAACGGGCAAGTGTCTCCCGCTGGATTCGCTCGTGAAGCGTGTGGCATTCACAATGTTTTTCTTTGCCTTCGTCGAGGATACGATAAATTTTATTTCGGCCTACCAATTGAACGTCGTCCATATGAAGTACTGCCCCCATGCAAGTGATTTCTGGCGCAACTTCTTCCGTCGAGAGCATCCCTACATTGTGCGGTTCATTCCATACCATCCCGTGTTGGGGGTGGCCATTGAAGCTACGATGCGGGTGGCGAAGTTCACGTGGCATTACATGGATGTGTTCATTATTTGCGTGTCATTGGCATTACAGCGACGCTTCGAACAGTACAACGATAGGATAAGGTCTTTCAATGGAAATCAACAACCGCAGGAAGTATGGCGAGCTTTGAGGTTAAATTTTCTGCGACTGAGTGAACTGGTGACATACCTAGAT comes from Armigeres subalbatus isolate Guangzhou_Male chromosome 2, GZ_Asu_2, whole genome shotgun sequence and encodes:
- the LOC134209414 gene encoding gustatory receptor for sugar taste 64a-like produces the protein MISIQEVSSAKGKLTTVEDANLHLRNNPNGCTVHEALAPIVFIGQLFSLMPINGYFRKPVSKLKFTLKSLRFVYSCLTTLIMSAIISMFLAYRIHRGTIGLGATATFIYYAVTIMAMIEFIILAHNWPSIMQRWTGDEQLFLFYPYETGKCLPLDSLVKRVAFTMFFFAFVEDTINFISAYQLNVVHMKYCPHASDFWRNFFRREHPYIVRFIPYHPVLGVAIEATMRVAKFTWHYMDVFIICVSLALQRRFEQYNDRIRSFNGNQQPQEVWRALRLNFLRLSELVTYLDTKLSRIILLSCANDMFFISVQLYNIFDPKQTVVTTFYYWYSLLFLISRCFTMLYVSSSIYETSLKPLELLRDFATSSWNLDLQRLLDHVSLKSIAFSGKRFFFITRPLILAMAGTIITYELVLLDQVAKDQDTTKDCDF